The Deinococcus radiotolerans genome segment CGTGCCGCTGATGACCCAGCAGACCCCGATCATGCTGATCCTGGCGCTGCTGTTCACGGGTCTGGTGATGCTGTTCGCCGCGTACATCCCCGTGCACCCCGTGGAGGTCTTCGGACCGCCCAGCTCCACGCCGATCCCCAACATCAAACCCGACTGGTATCTGCTGTGGGTCTTCGGCGCGCTGGCCATCATCCCCGGCTTTGATTTCGAACTCTTCGGCGGCACCATCGGGGCAGAGTTCGTGGGGGCCATGGTCTTCCCAGGCATCGTCATCGGGCTGATGTTCGCTGTACCCATGCTCGACAAGGCCAAGGACAACCAGTACTACGCGGAGAACCCCACCAACCACCCCGTGCGTCTGGCGGCGGGCACGGCATTCATGGCCTTTATGCTGATGCTGTCCCTGGCGGGCTACAAACCTGACCTGATTCAGGCGGGCCTGCTCACGTCCGCGAATTCCAACACGATCCTCTGGATTCTGGTGATCGCGGTGCCGATCGTGACCTACTTCGCGACCGTCGGGATCGTTCGCATGATCCGCGCCCTGCGCGAGGCGGATGAGCGCGACGCCCTGGCGCACGCCCACGCGGACGACTGAACACTTTTGAGCGTGTGTAAAGAACCCCGGCCTGTGCGCCGGGGTTTTCTCTGCGCACTTGATGTGATCCACTGTCTCCCATGAATGAATTCGCCCGTGAGCTGGCGCAACTGGCCCGTGAGCTCGGCCTGGCCGGTCAGGTGCCTGAAGATGCTCCGGTCGAGGATCTGCTGAGATTGGCGCGCGTGACCCTCGAGGAACTGATCGCGCAGGGGCTGCTGCCAGATCCTGATCCTCGGGTGGGTTGCTGGAGCGCGCCACGGTCCGGCCTGCACTGAGGGTCGGGGCGTGGGCAGGGCCAGGGGAGAAGTGCAGCTCGCTGATGACCAGACAGGAGAGCGCAGCGGTCAGGCGCGGCAGGGTGCAAGAACACCGCCGCCCCTGCGCTGTGGGGCGGCGGTGCGGGGTGAGATTAGGCCTGAACGCGGGGTGTGCTGGGGATACTGGCGGCAGGTGTGTCGCCCTGCCGACTGCCGGCGGCGTAGCCAACCTGCGCGCCGAACTGCCAGGCGAGCTTGATCATGAACTGAATGGCGTCCTCGTCGTGCTGATTGATGAGGTTGCGCAGATGCTCGGGCAGACCATCGGGCAGCGGCATGGCGCGGAGCTGCTCCCCGTATTCGCTGCGGAGCTGCTCGAACCACTCGGCGTAGGGGTTCGTCATGGCGATCATCTTAACATGGTCACGCTCAAGGAATGTAAGCGGCGTGCCTGCCTGGCAAAGCGGCACATGGGGAGTCACTTTGCTTTCCAGGCACCTTTTTCTTTCCCGAATGGTAGTACGCTTCACGCATGACTGCGACCACCACCACCGACACCATCGGCGGCGTTCCCGCCCCTGAAATCAGCATCAGCGAATTCGGCGCGCAGAAAGCGCTGGGTATCCTCGCCAACAGCGGCAAGGAGAACGCCGGTGTGCGCGTGTTTATCAAGAGTGGCGGCTGCAGCGGCTACCAGTACGGCATGGCCATCGACGACCGTGAACTTGAAGGTGACCTGATCGTCGTGGACCGCGGTGTGAAACTGCTTGTGGACCGCATGAGCCTGCCCCTGCTGCGGGGCAGCGAGGTGGACTTCGTAGAGAACATGATGGGCGGCGGCTTCACCGTCCACAACCCCAATGCCACCTCCGCATGCGGCTGCGGTTCCTCCTTCCGCACGGACGGGGCACAGACCCCCGACGGGGAAGGCGCCGGTGGGTGCAGCAGCCACTGAGGCTCAAGATGAAGACGCCGGTCACCTGTATGGTGACCGGTTTTTCCTTGTGTCAATCCCCCACCGCGCGTTCCCGGACTGCCTGTGGTGGCCTTGACTCTCTTCATGAGGCCCTTATACTGCCTGCATCACCAACAACTCGGGCTGCAGGACCTGCCCAGTCAGTACACGGAGGCTCCATGAAGAAGACCCTTGCCCTCACTGCATTCCTGCTTGGCGCGGCTCTGGCCGGTCCCGCCAACAACAGCCTGGTTGTCGGTACCTCGCAGGAGCCGCCGAACATCTACGATCCGTGGAACACCAACAACCTCGCCATCACCAGTGAGATCAACGGGTACATGGGCGCCGGCCTGACCTACCAGGACGACGACGGCGTGACCAAGGCCGACATCGCCACGCGCGTGCCCACCCTGGCCAACGGCGACTACAAGGTCGTGAAGGACGCCAAGGGCGACGTGACCCGCAACAGCGTGACGTACACCATCCGCAAGGACGCGAAGTGGAGTGACGGCACGCCCATCAAGATCGCGGACTTCCAGTTCTGGCTGAAGCTGGAAAACGACGACCGCGTGCCCGTCCCGGACCGCGATCCCTGGAACCGCGCCAAGATCACCACGAACGACGCCGACACCTTCACGATCACCTTCGAGCCGCCGTACCTGTTCGCAGATCAGGTGAGCCCCGGCTTGGCGCCCAGCCACATCATGAGCGCCGCCTGGAACGCGTTCGACGCCAAAACGAAGAACGAGAAGGACGCTAAGGTCACCAACGAGGAGTGGAAGAAGTTCATCTCCTCGTTCACCACCGCCCGCAACCTGCCCAAGGTCGTGGCCGGCCCGTTTAAACCCACCGCGTGGCGCGCCGGCAACAGCCTGACTATGACCCGCAACCCGGTGTACTGGAACCAGCCGAAGAACCCCGAGAACTACCTGCAGACCGTCACGTACCGCTTCATCCCGAACACGAACACCCTGAAGGTGAACATCCTGTCCGGGCAGCTGGACGCCGTGAGCGCCGTGGGCCTTACCTTCGACCAGGGCACCGACCTGGCCCGCAACGAGCGCAACAAGTACAAGACTTACTTCGTGCCCGGCGCCGTGTGGGAGCACATCGACATCAACGCCCGCGGGCAGCGCGCCAAGGACCTCGACCTCGACGATCCGCGCATGCGTCAGGCGCTGCTGTACTCCATCGACCGGGACGCGCTCGTCAAGGCGCTCTTCCAGGGCAAACAGCCCGTATCGAACAGCTGGATCGGGCCGGTCAGCAAGCTGTACAAGAAAGACGTTACCGACTACAACCTGAACGTCGCCAAAGCCAAGCAGCTGTTCGCGGCGCTCGGCTGGACGCCCGGCAG includes the following:
- a CDS encoding DdrH, yielding MTNPYAEWFEQLRSEYGEQLRAMPLPDGLPEHLRNLINQHDEDAIQFMIKLAWQFGAQVGYAAGSRQGDTPAASIPSTPRVQA
- a CDS encoding HesB/IscA family protein, with amino-acid sequence MTATTTTDTIGGVPAPEISISEFGAQKALGILANSGKENAGVRVFIKSGGCSGYQYGMAIDDRELEGDLIVVDRGVKLLVDRMSLPLLRGSEVDFVENMMGGGFTVHNPNATSACGCGSSFRTDGAQTPDGEGAGGCSSH
- a CDS encoding peptide ABC transporter substrate-binding protein; translated protein: MKKTLALTAFLLGAALAGPANNSLVVGTSQEPPNIYDPWNTNNLAITSEINGYMGAGLTYQDDDGVTKADIATRVPTLANGDYKVVKDAKGDVTRNSVTYTIRKDAKWSDGTPIKIADFQFWLKLENDDRVPVPDRDPWNRAKITTNDADTFTITFEPPYLFADQVSPGLAPSHIMSAAWNAFDAKTKNEKDAKVTNEEWKKFISSFTTARNLPKVVAGPFKPTAWRAGNSLTMTRNPVYWNQPKNPENYLQTVTYRFIPNTNTLKVNILSGQLDAVSAVGLTFDQGTDLARNERNKYKTYFVPGAVWEHIDINARGQRAKDLDLDDPRMRQALLYSIDRDALVKALFQGKQPVSNSWIGPVSKLYKKDVTDYNLNVAKAKQLFAALGWTPGSDGILQKSGKKLSLNFSTTAGNSTRERVQQILQAQWKAVGVQVNIQNYPASVVFGPDFLSKGESGKWDMAMYAWTNNPVFEEGNLWKSEGIPTAANGYSGQNNPGWNNAEYDKLYKQAKVEFNQADRIKLFDRMQAVWNSEVPSLPLYFRVNVYTKVPGLVNYTFSAITQYPSWNAANIGWASKGAAEEYKQK